A genomic window from Camelus ferus isolate YT-003-E chromosome 9, BCGSAC_Cfer_1.0, whole genome shotgun sequence includes:
- the IRX6 gene encoding LOW QUALITY PROTEIN: iroquois-class homeodomain protein IRX-6 (The sequence of the model RefSeq protein was modified relative to this genomic sequence to represent the inferred CDS: substituted 1 base at 1 genomic stop codon) codes for MSFSHFGHPYGSASQFLVSASSSATCCESAPRSVPDVASGSTPAAALCCAPYDSRLLSSARPELGAALGIYGAPYSAAAAAQSYPGYLPYSPEPPALYGALNPQYEFKEAAGNFTPSLAQPGAYYPYEPTLGQYQYXPPGSPPRYGAVELSGAGRRKNATRETTSTLKAWLNEHRKNPYPTKGEKIMLAIITKMTLTQVSTWFANARRRLKKENKMTWAPKNKGGEERKVEGGTEELLGCLNGDTKEATASLEARGLRLSDLEDLEEEEDEEADEEEEVVTATDRLAELHKDIQSLPEVQRAAAREGRPERRECSLAAPRFSFTEPPGSGEADFLRVEPGGPRLTMHYPCSEKPRIWSLAHTAAASGVEGAPPSLPRTRSPECHLIPGQPPGSGTRPTVRRDSACEESSRVAKAFGNPTFALQGLPPNCAPCPRRREPAVQCQYPSGAEAG; via the exons ATGTCCTTCTCGCACTTCGGACACCCGTACGGCAGCGCTTCCCAG TTTCTGGTGTCTGCAAGTTCCAGCGCCACTTGCTGCGAATCTGCCCCGCGCTCGGTCCCAGACGTGGCCTCAGGCTCCACCCCGGCGGCTGCGCTCTGCTGCGCACCCTACGACAGTCGGCTGCTGAGCAGTGCGAGGCCTGAGCTGGGCGCGGCCTTGGGCATCTATGGAGCTCCTTACTCGGCCGCTGCAGCTGCCCAGAGCTACCCAGGCTACCTGCCCTACAGCCCGGAGCCGCCCGCACTGTACGGGGCGCTG AATCCACAGTATGAATTTAAGGAGGCTGCAGGGAACTTTACACCCAGCCTGGCGCAACCAGGAGCCTATTATCCCTATGAGCCGACTCTGGGGCAGTACCAGTACTGACCG CCAGGTTCTCCCCCCAGGTACGGAGCAGTGGAGTTGAGCGGTGCCGGGCGCAGAAAAAATGCCACCCGAGAGACCACTAGCACGCTCAAAGCTTGGCTCAATGAGCATCGCAAGAACCCCTACCCCACCAAGGGCGAGAAGATCATGCTGGCCATCATCACCAAGATGACCCTCACTCAGGTGTCCACCTGGTTCGCCAATGCACGCCGGCGCCTCAAGAAGGAGAACAAGATGACTTGGGCACCCAAGAACAAAggcggggaggagaggaaggtggagggTGGAACAGAGGAATTACTGGGCTGCCTAAACGGTGACACCAAAG AAGCTACTGCTAGCCTAGAGGCCCGGGGGCTCCGGCTGAGTGACCTGGAAgacctggaggaagaagaggatgaggaggcggatgaagaagaggaagtggTTACAGCTACGGACAGGCTGGCTGAGCTCCATAAAGACATTCAGTCTCTGCCAGAGGTTCAACGTGCCGCCGCGCGAGAGGGCCGGCCGGAGCGTAGGGAGTGCAGTCTGGCGGCACCCCGCTTCTCCTTCACTGAGCCCCCCGGGTCGGGAGAAGCAGACTTCCTCCGGGTTGAGCCAGGAGGCCCCAGGTTGACCATGCACTACCCATGCAGCGAGAAACCTCGCATCTGGTCTCTGGCGCACACGGCGGCAGCCAGCGGCGTCGAAGGGGcacctccatccctgcccagGACGCGAAGTCCTGAGTGTCATCTGATTCCTGGACAGCCTCCGGGCTCGGGCACGAGACCCACGGTCCGTAGAGACTCCGCGTGCGAAGAGTCTTCTCGAGTAGCCAAAGCCTTTGGAAACCCCACGTTTGCCCTCCAGGGTCTGCCGCCGAATTGTGCGCCATGTCCGCGGCGGAGGGAGCCTGCAGTGCAGTGCCAGTACCCGTCGGGAGCTGAAG CAGGTTAG